In Arachis stenosperma cultivar V10309 chromosome 1, arast.V10309.gnm1.PFL2, whole genome shotgun sequence, one DNA window encodes the following:
- the LOC130950020 gene encoding 50S ribosomal protein L19-1, chloroplastic-like isoform X2: MASQVVLQAMMLGSSSILQTNLNQCFPSKPLGFSAMVSSFRRNAPLISSSVSWRCAPLIAKPATFVARADSNAEGADAAASDDNVEGGGEEAASASSEAEAEAEAGVEEQVEEEPKPPRKPRVKLGDIMGILNQRAIEASDKERPTPDLRTGDIVQIKLEVPENKRRLSTYKGIVISKQNAGIHTTIRIRRIIAGVGVEIVFPVYSPNIKEIKVINHRKVRRARLYYLRDKLPRLSTFK, from the exons ATGGCTTCCCAAGTTGTTCTTCAG GCCATGATGCTTGGTTCTTCTTCAATACTGCAAACCAACCTCAATCAATGTTTTCCATCCAAGCCGTTAGGTTTCTCTGCTATGGTGTCTTCTTTTCGTCGCAACGCACCATTGATTTCGAGCTCGGTTTCATGGCGTTGCGCTCCTCTCATTGCAAAGCCTGCTACTTTTGTAGCCAGAGCTGATTCCAATGCTGAAGGTGCTGATGCTGCTGCTTCGGATGATAATGTCGAAGGTGGAGGAGAAGAAGCAGCTTCGGCTTCTTCCGAAGCGGAAGCCGAAGCTGAAGCAGGAGTGGAAGAACAGGTGGAGGAGGAACCCAAGCCTCCAAGAAAACCTCGAGTCAAGCTTGGTGACATTATGGGG ATATTGAATCAAAGAGCAATTGAGGCTTCAGATAAGGAGAGACCAACTCCAGACCTTAGGACTGGAGACATTGTGCAAATCAAATTG GAGGTTCCTGAGAATAAGCGTAGGTTGTCCACCTATAAAGGTATTGTCATATCAAAACAGAATGCCGGTATTCACACTACCATTCGAATCCGAAGAATCATTGCTGGTGTGGGAGTTGAGATAGTCTTCCCAGT TTACTCACCAAACATCAAAGAAATCAAAGTAATAAACCACCGTAAAGTTAGGAGAGCAAGATTGTACTATCTCAGAGACAAGCTTCCCAGACTCTCAACTTTCAAATGA
- the LOC130950020 gene encoding 50S ribosomal protein L19-1, chloroplastic-like isoform X1 has product MASQVVLQQAMMLGSSSILQTNLNQCFPSKPLGFSAMVSSFRRNAPLISSSVSWRCAPLIAKPATFVARADSNAEGADAAASDDNVEGGGEEAASASSEAEAEAEAGVEEQVEEEPKPPRKPRVKLGDIMGILNQRAIEASDKERPTPDLRTGDIVQIKLEVPENKRRLSTYKGIVISKQNAGIHTTIRIRRIIAGVGVEIVFPVYSPNIKEIKVINHRKVRRARLYYLRDKLPRLSTFK; this is encoded by the exons ATGGCTTCCCAAGTTGTTCTTCAG CAGGCCATGATGCTTGGTTCTTCTTCAATACTGCAAACCAACCTCAATCAATGTTTTCCATCCAAGCCGTTAGGTTTCTCTGCTATGGTGTCTTCTTTTCGTCGCAACGCACCATTGATTTCGAGCTCGGTTTCATGGCGTTGCGCTCCTCTCATTGCAAAGCCTGCTACTTTTGTAGCCAGAGCTGATTCCAATGCTGAAGGTGCTGATGCTGCTGCTTCGGATGATAATGTCGAAGGTGGAGGAGAAGAAGCAGCTTCGGCTTCTTCCGAAGCGGAAGCCGAAGCTGAAGCAGGAGTGGAAGAACAGGTGGAGGAGGAACCCAAGCCTCCAAGAAAACCTCGAGTCAAGCTTGGTGACATTATGGGG ATATTGAATCAAAGAGCAATTGAGGCTTCAGATAAGGAGAGACCAACTCCAGACCTTAGGACTGGAGACATTGTGCAAATCAAATTG GAGGTTCCTGAGAATAAGCGTAGGTTGTCCACCTATAAAGGTATTGTCATATCAAAACAGAATGCCGGTATTCACACTACCATTCGAATCCGAAGAATCATTGCTGGTGTGGGAGTTGAGATAGTCTTCCCAGT TTACTCACCAAACATCAAAGAAATCAAAGTAATAAACCACCGTAAAGTTAGGAGAGCAAGATTGTACTATCTCAGAGACAAGCTTCCCAGACTCTCAACTTTCAAATGA
- the LOC130968163 gene encoding probable sugar phosphate/phosphate translocator At1g06470 isoform X2 has product MVQSEFSSEGVDFTEVNDVNSGSIGSGFRREPSFSGWCDDNGTVHLEQQLRDEDVSLEEDSDFELPFPQKNEQQSISFDRDRRFHLKYQQRRSMQKNFTGTTMDVDSSYQSGNGSGKYVPFDVEDNSERGMTGVDSSVRAVDTGSFVKGSKDPISAANILKTLFFILVWYTFSLFLTLYNKTLLGDHMGKFPAPFLMNTIHFAMQAILAKSITWFWSERFESSVVMSWNDYFWRVVPTAIGTAMDVNLSNASLVFISVTFATMCKSAAPIFLLLFAFAFRLETPSFKLSGIIMVISIGILLTVAKETEFELFGFILVMLAAVMSGFRWCMTQILLQKESYGLKNPLTLMSYVAPVMAMLTAILSLALDPWDKFRENQYFDNSWHITRTCLLLLFGGALAFFMVLTEYVLVSVTSAVTVTIAGVVKEAVTILVAVLYFHDEFTWLKGFGLFIIIVGVSLFNWYKYQKLQKGHTSENGVSEHLATDSAAKYVILEEMDEHGDAI; this is encoded by the exons ATGGTACAGAGTGAATTTTCTTCAGAGGGGGTTGACTTCACCGAGGTCAATGACGTCAACAGTGGAAGCATAGGGTCTGGCTTTCGTCGAGAACCTTCATTTTCAGGATGGTGTGATGATAATGGAACAGTCCATTTGGAGCAGCAACTCAGGGATGAAGATGTTAGTTTAGAGGAAGACTCAGATTTTGAGTTGCCTTTTCCTCAAAAGAACGAGCAGCAAAGCATATCTTTTGACAGAGACAGACGCTTTCACCTGAAGTATCAGCAAAGGAGGAGTATGCAAAAGAATTTTACAGGTACCACCATGGATGTAGATTCAAGTTATCAGAGCGGTAATGGATCTGGAAAGTATGTGCCTTTTGATGTTGAAGACAACTCGGAAAGGGGGATGACTGGTGTTGACTCCTCCGTTCGTGCGGTTGATACTGGATCTTTTGTAAAAGGCTCCAAAGATCCTATTtctgcagcgaatatcttaaaGACATTGTTTTTTATACTTGTGTGGTACACTTTCAGTCTATTTTTGACCTT GTACAATAAAACTCTTTTAGGAGATCATATGGGAAAGTTCCCAGCTCCCTTTTTGATGAATACCATCCACTTTGCAATGCAAGCTATTTTAGCTAAATCTATCACCTGGTTTTGGTCTGAGAGATTTGAAAGCAGTGTTGTTATGTCTTGGAATGACTACTTCTGGAGAG TTGTACCAACTGCTATTGGAACAGCGATGGATGTTAACCTGAGCAATGCATCTCTAGTTTTCATCTCTGTCACATTTGCTACAATG TGTAAATCTGCTGCTCCAATTTTTCTACTTCTGTTTGCGTTTGCTTTCAG GTTGGAGACACCAAGCTTTAAACTATCAGGCATCATCATGGTCATCTCCATTGGGATACTATTAACAG TCGCAAAAGAAACAGAGTTTGAATTATTTGGATTCATACTTGTCATGCTTGCTGCTGTTATGTCTGGCTTCCGCTGGTGCATGACTCAGATTCTTTTGCAG AAAGAATCCTATG GTCTAAAAAATCCGCTTACCCTGATGAGCTACGTAGCTCCAGTCATGGCAATGCTTACTGCAATTCTTTCGCTTGCATTAGATCCATGGGATAAATTCCGAGAAAACCAGTACTTTGATAATTCATGGCACATAACACGAACTTGCTTGCTGTTGCTTTTTGGTGGTGCACTTGCCTTTTTTATG GTGCTAACAGAATATGTTTTGGTCTCGGTAACTAGTGCTGTCACAGTCACAATAGCGGGGGTTGTAAAGGAGGCTGTCACCATATTG GTTGCAGTATTGTACTTTCATGATGAATTTACTTGGTTGAAAGGATTTGGTCTATTCATTATCATCGTTGGCGTCAGTTTATTCAATTGGTACAA ATACCAGAAGCTTCAGAAGGGGCATACAAGTGAGAATGGTGTGTCAGAGCATCTTGCAACAGATTCTGCTGCCAAATATGTTATTCTTGAGGAGATGGATGAACATGGTGATGCCATTTAA
- the LOC130968163 gene encoding probable sugar phosphate/phosphate translocator At1g06470 isoform X1, whose translation MVQSEFSSEGVDFTEVNDVNSGSIGSGFRREPSFSGWCDDNGTVHLEQQLRDEDVSLEEDSDFELPFPQKNEQQSISFDRDRRFHLKYQQRRSMQKNFTGTTMDVDSSYQSGNGSGKYVPFDVEDNSERGMTGVDSSVRAVDTGSFVKGSKDPISAANILKTLFFILVWYTFSLFLTLYNKTLLGDHMGKFPAPFLMNTIHFAMQAILAKSITWFWSERFESSVVMSWNDYFWRVVPTAIGTAMDVNLSNASLVFISVTFATMCKSAAPIFLLLFAFAFRLETPSFKLSGIIMVISIGILLTVAKETEFELFGFILVMLAAVMSGFRWCMTQILLQKESYGLKNPLTLMSYVAPVMAMLTAILSLALDPWDKFRENQYFDNSWHITRTCLLLLFGGALAFFMVLTEYVLVSVTSAVTVTIAGVVKEAVTILVAVLYFHDEFTWLKGFGLFIIIVGVSLFNWYKSFRRGIQVRMVCQSILQQILLPNMLFLRRWMNMVMPFKTLMQQMTQNQPQILKNKGSKIIFLRLACWLARSHIFGFQIAMMMSLVGILMLIFF comes from the exons ATGGTACAGAGTGAATTTTCTTCAGAGGGGGTTGACTTCACCGAGGTCAATGACGTCAACAGTGGAAGCATAGGGTCTGGCTTTCGTCGAGAACCTTCATTTTCAGGATGGTGTGATGATAATGGAACAGTCCATTTGGAGCAGCAACTCAGGGATGAAGATGTTAGTTTAGAGGAAGACTCAGATTTTGAGTTGCCTTTTCCTCAAAAGAACGAGCAGCAAAGCATATCTTTTGACAGAGACAGACGCTTTCACCTGAAGTATCAGCAAAGGAGGAGTATGCAAAAGAATTTTACAGGTACCACCATGGATGTAGATTCAAGTTATCAGAGCGGTAATGGATCTGGAAAGTATGTGCCTTTTGATGTTGAAGACAACTCGGAAAGGGGGATGACTGGTGTTGACTCCTCCGTTCGTGCGGTTGATACTGGATCTTTTGTAAAAGGCTCCAAAGATCCTATTtctgcagcgaatatcttaaaGACATTGTTTTTTATACTTGTGTGGTACACTTTCAGTCTATTTTTGACCTT GTACAATAAAACTCTTTTAGGAGATCATATGGGAAAGTTCCCAGCTCCCTTTTTGATGAATACCATCCACTTTGCAATGCAAGCTATTTTAGCTAAATCTATCACCTGGTTTTGGTCTGAGAGATTTGAAAGCAGTGTTGTTATGTCTTGGAATGACTACTTCTGGAGAG TTGTACCAACTGCTATTGGAACAGCGATGGATGTTAACCTGAGCAATGCATCTCTAGTTTTCATCTCTGTCACATTTGCTACAATG TGTAAATCTGCTGCTCCAATTTTTCTACTTCTGTTTGCGTTTGCTTTCAG GTTGGAGACACCAAGCTTTAAACTATCAGGCATCATCATGGTCATCTCCATTGGGATACTATTAACAG TCGCAAAAGAAACAGAGTTTGAATTATTTGGATTCATACTTGTCATGCTTGCTGCTGTTATGTCTGGCTTCCGCTGGTGCATGACTCAGATTCTTTTGCAG AAAGAATCCTATG GTCTAAAAAATCCGCTTACCCTGATGAGCTACGTAGCTCCAGTCATGGCAATGCTTACTGCAATTCTTTCGCTTGCATTAGATCCATGGGATAAATTCCGAGAAAACCAGTACTTTGATAATTCATGGCACATAACACGAACTTGCTTGCTGTTGCTTTTTGGTGGTGCACTTGCCTTTTTTATG GTGCTAACAGAATATGTTTTGGTCTCGGTAACTAGTGCTGTCACAGTCACAATAGCGGGGGTTGTAAAGGAGGCTGTCACCATATTG GTTGCAGTATTGTACTTTCATGATGAATTTACTTGGTTGAAAGGATTTGGTCTATTCATTATCATCGTTGGCGTCAGTTTATTCAATTGGTACAA AAGCTTCAGAAGGGGCATACAAGTGAGAATGGTGTGTCAGAGCATCTTGCAACAGATTCTGCTGCCAAATATGTTATTCTTGAGGAGATGGATGAACATGGTGATGCCATTTAAGACCTTGATGCAACAAATGACCCAGAACCAA CCTCAAATTCTGAAGAATAAAGGGAGCAAAATTATCTTTCTGCGTCTTGCATGTTGGCTAGCAAGGTCTCATATTTTCGGATTTCAGATAGCCATGATGATGTCCCTTGTTGGAATTTTgatgttaattttcttttga